The Tissierella sp. genome has a segment encoding these proteins:
- a CDS encoding sensor histidine kinase, whose product MEKLNSILESTIESIKGSKDEILEIVVTSRDECNKIEEEIKLLQSKINDILLETEILEDNDRKYRNVLSNKSKNFNIFNESEIREAYDIANENRIKLLLKREEEKNSIEKRSELERRLKSSYVVFTKAENISKQISVAAEYLMGNAGNIADTVDELSKRQYLGIKIIEAQEEERHRVARDMHDGPAQGLANIIVKAELCERLMDMDSVRAKNELHSLKDIIRGTLKDVRKIIYDLRPMSLDDLGLVPTLERFISIFEEDTGIKVSLKKLGVFNSLESAIQIAIFRIAQESLNNIRKHSKAKSASIILEKSVSRLNLSIIDDGIGFDISSSKEKYNSISSGYGLISIKERVELLNGNLHISSSANLGTKLSIFIPLGEEEQS is encoded by the coding sequence TTGGAGAAGTTGAACTCTATATTAGAAAGTACTATAGAATCAATTAAAGGTAGCAAGGATGAGATATTAGAGATTGTTGTTACATCTAGAGATGAGTGCAATAAGATTGAAGAAGAAATTAAGTTGTTGCAATCTAAGATTAATGATATTTTACTAGAAACAGAAATACTGGAGGATAATGATAGAAAATATCGTAATGTTTTATCCAATAAAAGCAAGAATTTCAATATATTTAATGAAAGTGAAATTAGGGAAGCCTATGATATTGCAAATGAGAACAGGATTAAGCTCCTACTAAAGAGAGAAGAAGAAAAAAACTCAATTGAGAAACGTAGTGAATTAGAGAGAAGATTGAAGAGCTCCTATGTAGTATTTACAAAGGCAGAGAATATTAGTAAGCAGATTAGTGTAGCAGCTGAGTATTTAATGGGGAATGCAGGTAATATTGCAGATACAGTTGATGAATTAAGCAAAAGACAATACTTAGGGATAAAGATTATAGAGGCACAAGAGGAAGAAAGGCATAGAGTTGCAAGGGATATGCATGATGGGCCTGCTCAAGGTTTAGCCAATATTATAGTTAAGGCTGAACTGTGTGAGAGGCTTATGGATATGGATTCAGTTAGAGCAAAAAATGAACTTCATAGTTTAAAAGATATTATCAGGGGAACCTTAAAAGATGTGAGAAAGATAATTTATGATTTAAGACCTATGTCATTAGATGATCTTGGGCTAGTTCCGACTTTAGAAAGATTTATTTCTATTTTTGAAGAAGATACGGGAATAAAAGTCAGCTTAAAGAAACTTGGAGTATTTAATTCTTTGGAATCAGCGATTCAAATAGCTATTTTTAGAATTGCTCAAGAATCATTAAATAATATCAGAAAACATTCTAAGGCAAAATCTGCTTCTATTATTTTAGAAAAATCTGTATCAAGATTAAATTTATCAATTATAGATGATGGCATAGGATTTGATATAAGTAGTTCTAAAGAAAAGTATAATTCGATATCAAGTGGATATGGGTTAATTAGTATTAAAGAGAGAGTTGAATTGTTAAATGGAAACCTTCATATTTCATCTTCTGCAAATCTAGGAACTAAATTAAGCATATTCATACCCTTAGGAGAGGAGGAGCAATCATGA
- a CDS encoding chemotaxis protein CheW, with translation MSENQYVVFKLGKGEFGIDIMNVKEISPYEESISLPSTPNFIEGVINYRGNVIPIINLKKRLLLGESEITKDTRIIVINLDNKEIGFIVDEASQTVRLNDDQIDEAPTFIAGVDKKYITGVGKLDEKRLLILIDLKKILSQDEIEVIQNLEV, from the coding sequence TTTGGTATTGACATAATGAATGTAAAAGAGATTAGTCCTTATGAAGAATCGATTTCATTGCCAAGTACACCTAATTTTATTGAAGGTGTAATAAACTATAGAGGAAATGTAATACCAATTATCAACTTGAAGAAAAGATTATTATTAGGAGAATCAGAGATAACTAAAGATACTAGAATTATTGTTATTAATTTAGATAATAAAGAAATCGGATTTATAGTTGACGAAGCTTCACAGACTGTTAGATTAAATGACGATCAAATAGATGAAGCCCCTACATTTATTGCAGGAGTTGATAAAAAATATATTACAGGTGTAGGCAAACTTGATGAAAAGAGATTGTTGATTTTGATAGATCTTAAGAAAATATTATCACAGGATGAAATAGAAGTAATACAAAATCTAGAGGTTTAA